Proteins from a genomic interval of Candidatus Bathyarchaeota archaeon:
- a CDS encoding geranylgeranylglycerol-phosphate geranylgeranyltransferase: MQGWVMRKLAGLLRLMRPPNGFMMGFAVIVGASLSIQQPMPELIPKILLGFITAFSLTSASMAINDYYDREIDRINEPSRPIPSGTIKAEESLIFAAILSTLGLAAAYITSHECLLIAAASLIVSITYATKGKRTGLPGNFLVSACVAIPFIYGGYVSSSGLSLKALIFTAMAFLSNTGREIVKGIVDVAGDEAEGIRTFAVSHGPRAAAYLGSAFYMSAVILSPLPLILNPPLVTLWFIPPVIAADIGFIASSLKLLKNPTRENAKKIKNATLAWMALGLIAFYIGNI; encoded by the coding sequence TTGCAGGGCTGGGTGATGCGAAAACTAGCTGGCCTTCTAAGGCTGATGCGCCCCCCAAATGGGTTTATGATGGGCTTCGCAGTTATTGTAGGCGCTTCACTCTCAATCCAGCAGCCGATGCCCGAACTCATTCCAAAAATCCTTCTAGGCTTCATCACGGCCTTCAGCCTAACAAGCGCCTCAATGGCTATAAACGACTATTATGACAGGGAGATTGACAGGATTAATGAGCCGAGCCGACCTATACCCAGCGGCACAATCAAGGCTGAGGAAAGCCTAATCTTCGCAGCGATACTATCAACACTGGGGCTGGCAGCGGCGTACATTACTTCGCATGAATGCCTCCTAATCGCCGCCGCATCGCTCATCGTATCCATCACTTACGCGACGAAGGGTAAGAGAACTGGTCTGCCTGGAAATTTCCTGGTAAGCGCATGTGTGGCGATACCATTCATCTATGGTGGCTATGTGTCCTCTAGTGGCCTAAGCCTAAAGGCCTTAATCTTCACGGCCATGGCTTTCCTATCGAATACTGGGCGTGAAATTGTAAAGGGTATAGTTGACGTGGCAGGCGATGAGGCTGAGGGGATAAGGACGTTTGCGGTCTCACACGGGCCAAGAGCCGCCGCATATTTAGGCTCAGCTTTCTACATGTCAGCCGTAATCCTAAGCCCATTGCCGCTTATCTTAAACCCGCCACTCGTCACATTATGGTTCATTCCGCCTGTGATAGCGGCGGACATAGGCTTCATCGCCTCTTCTCTCAAGCTATTAAAGAATCCTACTAGAGAAAATGCCAAGAAGATCAAGAATGCAACGCTGGCTTGGATGGCTCTTGGGCTAATCGCCTTTTACATTGGAAACATTTGA
- a CDS encoding DUF362 domain-containing protein gives MLYPDMTFPRMIEVKQKFQLIRLEDYAEKIRMELRGANLKERIRPGARIAITAGSRGIAHYSEILRIVVEEVRKVGGEPFLVPAMGSHGGATAEGQVALLRDLGITAESVGAPIVSSMDVEVIGKVGGGVPVYIDRNALKADGIIVVARVKPHTDFKGRIESGLMKMLAIGLGKQKGAETIHRFYREGYHKILPEAAKLVLRKAPVILGLAILENSCHEIAKIKAVEPEMFETEEERLLEEAKALMGRLPFKEIDVLIVDEIGKDVSGMGMDTNVTGRFWLPGESDPNAPMIRRIVVLGLTEKTHGNALGIGLADFTTETVFKKIDFQTTYINALTSGHPEVAKIPIFLPTERDAIAAALHTCGPVDPKEAKVVRVRNTMELERLWISESLLKIVESEPTLRDRIEVIGNLKEMHFDEFGMLKRLHNI, from the coding sequence ATGCTATATCCCGACATGACTTTTCCAAGGATGATTGAGGTTAAACAGAAATTTCAACTCATCAGGCTTGAAGACTACGCCGAAAAGATAAGAATGGAGTTGAGGGGAGCAAACCTTAAGGAGAGAATACGGCCAGGAGCAAGAATAGCCATCACCGCGGGCAGCCGTGGGATAGCGCATTATAGCGAGATCCTCCGAATAGTTGTCGAGGAGGTTAGAAAGGTAGGCGGAGAACCGTTTCTTGTACCAGCTATGGGGAGCCATGGGGGCGCAACTGCAGAGGGGCAGGTGGCATTGCTAAGGGATCTTGGGATAACTGCGGAAAGCGTGGGTGCGCCGATAGTTTCTAGCATGGATGTTGAGGTTATTGGAAAAGTTGGTGGTGGGGTGCCAGTTTACATCGACCGGAACGCATTGAAGGCTGACGGAATAATTGTCGTGGCAAGGGTTAAGCCTCACACAGACTTTAAGGGTAGAATTGAGAGCGGATTGATGAAGATGCTGGCTATAGGGCTTGGAAAACAGAAGGGAGCGGAGACGATACATCGCTTCTATAGAGAGGGCTACCACAAGATCCTTCCCGAGGCGGCCAAGCTAGTCTTGAGGAAGGCCCCCGTGATCCTTGGGTTAGCTATACTTGAAAACTCCTGCCATGAGATAGCCAAGATCAAAGCCGTCGAGCCTGAAATGTTTGAGACAGAGGAGGAGAGACTTCTAGAAGAGGCGAAGGCATTAATGGGCAGGCTTCCCTTCAAGGAGATAGATGTGCTCATAGTTGATGAGATTGGAAAGGATGTAAGTGGGATGGGTATGGACACGAATGTTACTGGAAGGTTCTGGCTTCCAGGAGAATCCGATCCAAACGCGCCTATGATAAGAAGGATCGTTGTCTTAGGGCTAACCGAGAAGACGCATGGAAACGCACTGGGCATAGGCTTAGCCGACTTCACCACTGAGACTGTATTCAAAAAGATTGACTTCCAGACTACATATATAAACGCATTAACATCCGGCCATCCTGAAGTTGCAAAAATACCCATTTTTCTCCCAACGGAAAGAGATGCCATAGCCGCGGCACTGCATACCTGCGGACCAGTAGATCCTAAGGAAGCAAAGGTTGTCAGGGTAAGGAACACGATGGAGCTTGAGCGTCTATGGATCTCCGAGTCTCTGCTAAAGATCGTAGAGTCGGAGCCGACTCTAAGGGATAGGATAGAAGTTATAGGCAATCTTAAAGAGATGCATTTCGACGAGTTCGGAATGCTTAAGCGTCTTCATAATATTTAA
- a CDS encoding arginine--tRNA ligase, with product MVQVSANPFGDFRLECRRLLEKAFIEEFAGQEIPNIGLDLPPSPQFGELSSSLCFDLARRLGADPMKVAELLAKGVEHSLASTGSSLVRAVKAEGGGYINFYANFSRLADLTLNSVRALGDEYGYVRTDQPLRVIVEHTSANPIHPLHIGHGRNSLLGDSLARILEARGHRVSKHFYIDDMGRQSAIIALGYKMLGQPKPEGKADHFIGAIYSISSCLLEIRRLKGEIEKAKSLQASDEKILELQRRMDDWISAAAQLKERFPKLFEDLLGKITAAENPELEVNLLLREYEACKDYARNLIRSISTLCLQGFKETLSRVDILIDSWDWESDFVWSGNVSRYFDALKRTPYVGFDGSVFEFYADAVVQSFGLREELGLKKNYEVPSLTLGRSDGTTLYTTRDIAYTIWKFGRADWVINVIGMEQSLAQLQLKLALYALGRVDEARRLTHFSYNLVTFPGQRISARRGRFLSFDEVIDEAVERAYVEVSKRSPDLSEGNKREIAEAVGIGAVKYALVGTDPQKPVTFTWDRVLDFERNSGPYIQYSHARACSILRRARFLAEEADFNLLNEPVERDLVLLISRFPDVFIDAAENLKPHAIADFANTLADKFNTFYAYLPVIRAEPSELRSARLMLVEAVKTVLKNALSLLGIKAPERM from the coding sequence TTGGTTCAAGTATCAGCTAATCCCTTCGGCGATTTTAGGTTGGAGTGCCGAAGACTCTTGGAAAAGGCATTTATTGAGGAGTTTGCAGGCCAGGAGATCCCAAATATTGGTTTGGATTTGCCCCCAAGCCCGCAGTTCGGTGAGCTCAGCTCATCCCTATGCTTCGATCTGGCAAGAAGGCTGGGTGCAGACCCTATGAAGGTTGCTGAGCTGTTGGCGAAGGGGGTGGAGCATTCTTTAGCGTCCACTGGCTCTAGTTTAGTTCGCGCCGTCAAGGCTGAGGGGGGCGGATACATTAACTTCTATGCGAATTTTTCGAGACTTGCGGATCTAACTCTTAACTCGGTGAGAGCTCTAGGGGACGAGTATGGTTATGTGAGGACTGATCAGCCGCTTAGGGTGATAGTTGAGCATACAAGCGCGAATCCCATTCATCCTCTACACATAGGTCATGGAAGGAATTCCCTACTTGGAGATTCGTTGGCACGCATACTTGAGGCTAGAGGGCACAGAGTCTCCAAACATTTCTACATTGATGATATGGGACGCCAATCAGCCATTATAGCGCTTGGATACAAGATGCTTGGTCAGCCTAAGCCTGAGGGTAAGGCTGACCATTTTATTGGAGCGATATACTCGATTTCAAGCTGCCTCCTAGAGATAAGGAGGCTGAAGGGAGAGATTGAGAAGGCTAAGTCTCTACAAGCCTCAGATGAGAAGATATTAGAGCTTCAAAGGAGGATGGATGACTGGATCTCAGCGGCTGCGCAATTGAAGGAGAGATTCCCAAAACTTTTTGAGGATCTTCTCGGGAAGATCACCGCCGCTGAGAATCCTGAACTCGAGGTGAATCTACTGCTTAGGGAGTATGAAGCCTGCAAGGATTATGCACGGAATCTTATACGAAGCATCTCTACCCTATGCCTTCAAGGGTTTAAAGAGACTCTTTCCAGAGTTGATATTCTTATTGATTCTTGGGATTGGGAGAGCGATTTCGTCTGGAGCGGGAATGTGAGCCGATATTTTGATGCCCTTAAGAGGACTCCATATGTAGGGTTTGATGGGAGTGTTTTCGAATTTTACGCTGACGCCGTTGTCCAATCGTTCGGGCTTAGGGAAGAGCTGGGTCTTAAAAAGAATTATGAGGTTCCCTCATTAACGTTGGGCAGATCAGATGGCACAACGCTTTACACTACAAGGGACATCGCCTACACGATTTGGAAGTTCGGTCGGGCAGACTGGGTTATCAACGTTATTGGGATGGAGCAGAGTCTTGCGCAGCTCCAGCTTAAGCTCGCACTTTACGCTTTAGGCAGGGTTGACGAGGCTAGGAGACTGACACATTTCTCATATAATCTTGTCACATTTCCCGGGCAGAGAATATCGGCAAGGAGAGGGAGGTTTCTAAGCTTCGATGAGGTCATAGATGAAGCTGTTGAGAGGGCTTATGTTGAAGTTTCTAAGCGCTCCCCAGACCTCTCAGAGGGGAATAAACGTGAGATCGCCGAGGCAGTCGGCATAGGAGCGGTCAAATACGCTCTAGTGGGGACTGACCCGCAGAAACCAGTCACCTTCACATGGGACAGGGTTCTTGATTTCGAGAGGAACAGTGGCCCCTACATACAGTACTCACATGCAAGGGCCTGCAGTATTCTTAGAAGGGCAAGATTCTTGGCTGAGGAGGCTGACTTTAACCTTTTGAATGAACCTGTAGAACGCGATCTAGTTCTCCTTATCTCACGTTTTCCAGACGTTTTCATAGACGCGGCGGAGAACCTTAAGCCTCACGCCATCGCCGACTTCGCCAATACATTAGCCGATAAGTTCAACACTTTCTACGCCTATTTGCCAGTAATAAGGGCGGAGCCGAGCGAGCTTCGCAGCGCTAGGCTGATGCTTGTCGAGGCCGTGAAAACGGTCCTAAAGAATGCGCTCTCTCTTCTTGGAATTAAGGCTCCAGAACGTATGTAG